Proteins found in one Homalodisca vitripennis isolate AUS2020 unplaced genomic scaffold, UT_GWSS_2.1 ScUCBcl_2;HRSCAF=254, whole genome shotgun sequence genomic segment:
- the LOC124370319 gene encoding putative nuclease HARBI1, translating to MSLLQELASNEPNDYKNYLRMTEDCFEDILRRISPDIVKQNSILREPISCKERLAATLQFLASGRTYENLKFSCAISPQSLGKIIPETCTAIYNALREEYLHLPENESDWMNIATDFKKYWQVENCVGALDGKHIAILQPPGSGSYFFNYKGFFSVVLLAVVNANYEFMYVNCGVNGRVSDGGVLFETDFGQQLENGQLNLPSPTTFPNNRDACLPFVFLGDEAFPLKENLMKPYPNKGITHDERIFNYRICRGRRVVENAFGILANRFQVLQTTIRTSLETTEVIILACCALHNYLRRKSSTYLTPSSVDWENTETAVLTEGEWRKNVRQLLGMKQRNRSGKETSLAEPIRKYYRDFYNNEGQVEFQERMINRR from the exons ATGTCACTGTTGCAAGAATTAGCATCAAATGAAccaaatgattataaaaattacctGAGGATGACTGAAGATTGTTTCGAAGACATTCTTAGACGTATTTCTCCAGATATTGTGAAACAGAATAGTATTTTGAGGGAGCCGATCAGCTGTAAAGAGCGCCTTGCAGCGACACTTCAGTTTTTAGCAAGTGGCAGAACCTATGAAAACCTAAAGTTTAGCTGCGCCATTTCGCCTCAGTCGCTGGGAAAAATCATACCAGAAACCTGCACTGCAATTTATAATGCTCTACGTGAGGAATACCTGCAC ttgCCTGAGAATGAAAGCGACTGGATGAATATTgctacagattttaaaaaatactggcAAGTAGAAAACTGCGTGGGGGCTCTTGATGGAAAGCATATTGCCATCCTTCAACCTCCTGGAAGTGGTTCGTATTTCTTCAATTACAAAGGTTTCTTCAGCGTTGTATTATTGGCTGTGGTAAACGCAAACTATGAATTTATGTACGTAAATTGTGGAGTGAATGGACGGGTGTCTGACGGGGGAGTTCTCTTTGAAACCGATTTTGGGCAACAGTTGGAAAACGGCCAGTTGAATTTGCCATCACCAACGACCTTTCCAAACAACAGAGATGCAtgtttaccttttgtttttttgggaGATGAAGCTTTCCCCTTAAAAGAAAACCTAATGAAGCCATACCCTAATAAGGGAATCACCCACGATGAAAGGATTTTCAACTATCGTATTTGCCGTGGAAGAAGAGTTGTTGAAAATGCCTTCGGCATTTTAGCAAATAGGTTCCAAGTATTGCAAACAACAATCAGGACGAGCTTGGAAACCACTGAAGTTATTATTTTAGCTTGCTGCGCACTCCACAATTATTTACGAAGGAAAAGCTCAACTTATTTGACGCCTAGTTCGGTAGACTGGGAAAACACGGAAACTGCAGTTCTCACTGAAGGCGAATGGAGGAAGAATGTTCGCCAACTTTTAGGCATGAAGCAACGCAATCGGTCCGGGAAAGAAACATCACTGGCTGAACCAATCCGAAAATACTACAGGGACTTCTACAACAACGAGGGACAAGTAGAGTTTCAAGAGCGCATGATAAATCGCCGCTAA
- the LOC124370311 gene encoding MFS-type transporter clz9-like: MGSASGVVGPTMVVHSYARIPADIADSTPPDWALGKSESGWMTGELFYEYITNIFHPWLDNNNISRPVILFIDGHTSHLTLHTSQFCADNNIILVSLLPNATHLLQPMDVAVFRTLKSGWKEAVKNWRTENMSNPVLKKRHFSPLLKKCIDDRVRGEVLQNGFRKRGLHPWDASAVDYSKIEKAKITTNQQRET, from the coding sequence ATGGGCAGTGCTTCTGGTGTTGTTGGTCCAACAATGGTGGTTCACAGTTATGCAAGAATTCCTGCAGACATCGCAGACAGCACACCTCCTGATTGGGCACTAGGTAAATCAGAGTCAGGATGGATGACAGGAGAACTCTTTTATGAGTACATAACCAATATCTTCCATCCTTGGCTTGACAATAACAACATATCAAGACCTGTCATACTCTTCATTGATGGGCACACTTCTCATCTCACACTCCACACTAGTCAATTCTGTGCCGACAATAACATTATTCTTGTATCTCTGCTTCCCAATGCTACTCACTTGTTGCAGCCAATGGACGTAGCCGTTTTCAGAACCTTGAAATCTGGGTGGAAAGAAGCTGTTAAAAACTGGAGAACTGAAAACATGAGTAACCCTGTTCTCAAAAAGAGGCATTTCAGTCCTTTGCTGAAAAAATGCATTGATGACAGAGTGAGGGGTGAAGTTTTACAGAATGGATTTAGAAAACGTGGACTTCATCCTTGGGATGCTAGTGCTGTTGATTATTCAAAGATCGAGAAggctaaaattacaacaaatcaaCAAAGAGAAACTTAG